In one window of Candidatus Eisenbacteria bacterium DNA:
- the metH gene encoding methionine synthase has protein sequence MSTDPTTARLEALLRARILVLDGAMGTMVQRHRLDEAAFRGTRFRDHPRDLQGNNDILVLTRPEVISEIHEAYLDAGSDIIETSTFSATAIAQADYGLEDVVYELNVEAARLAREAAARWTARTPEQPRFVAGALGPTNRTLSISPDVNDATLRTVTFDQVRDAYATQVRGLLDGGADILLVETIFDTLNAKAALVAIAEEQERRGVRLPLVISVTITDRSGRTLSGQTVEAFHASIAHAQPLAVGINCALGAREMRPFLAELAAVTPHYVSCYPNAGLPNAFGGYDELAETTSALLREFAESNLVNIVGGCCGTTPDHIRAIAAAVKTLPPRRPPAPDGLAHWSGLEPLTIRPDSNFLMIGERTNVTGSAKFAGLVKQGDWASAAQVAADQVRSGANLIDVNVDEGMLDGVRAMTTFLNLIATEPEIARVPVLVDSSKWSVIEAGLKCVQGKCVVNSISLKEGEAEFLDKARKVQRYGAAVVVMAFDETGQADTVDRKVEICERAYRLLTQRIGFDPVDIVFDPNVLAVATGLEEHAEYARAFIEATRIIKQRCPGAKVSGGISNLSFAFRGNNVVREAMNSAFLYHAIAAGLDMGIVNAGQLVVYEDIPKELLGYVEDVLFNRRPDATERLVEYAGRVKGGGKKKEQDLAWREASVEERLKHALVHGVVDFIDADAEEARAKYPKPLDVIEGPLMDGMKVVGDLFGSGKMFLPQVVKSARAMKKAVAWLEPFMEAEKAKTGARAQGKIVMATVKGDVHDIGKNIVGVVLGCNSYEVVDLGVMVPCDKILDTAVAEGANLVGLSGLITPSLDEMVHVASEMARRGLDLPLLIGGATTSREHTAVKIAPAFPGTTVHVLDASRAVGVVASLLDARKRREFDADNRSEQSRIRDVHAAKAARPIAPYAEATARRPAFTWRQTDIPVPAVLGRQVLDPFPLAELVPYIDWRFFFTAWELPGKFPQVLDDPVYGETARDLYQNARKLLDEILRDRLLTARGVYGFWPAQSDGDDIVLYADESRTIEAQRFPMLRQQSERTNAQPYLSLADYVAPRASGVRDYVGAFAVTAGVGADTLAKRFEAARDDYSAIIVKALADRLAEAFAELLHERARREWGYETGAKLSHEALLREAYRGIRPAFGYPACPDHDEKRDLFALLRAPEVGITLTEHGAMLPAASVSGLYLAHSDARYFSVGRVGRDQIESYARRRGVSVAEIERWLAPNLGYDPRSSAAA, from the coding sequence ATGTCCACTGACCCGACGACCGCCCGGTTGGAGGCGCTCCTGCGCGCGCGCATCCTCGTCCTCGACGGCGCCATGGGGACGATGGTGCAGCGCCATCGCCTGGACGAGGCCGCCTTCCGCGGGACGCGCTTCCGCGATCACCCGCGCGACCTCCAGGGCAACAACGACATCCTCGTCCTCACGCGGCCCGAGGTCATCAGCGAAATCCACGAGGCGTACCTCGACGCCGGCAGCGACATCATCGAGACCAGCACCTTCAGCGCGACGGCGATCGCACAGGCCGACTACGGCCTCGAGGACGTCGTCTACGAGCTGAACGTCGAGGCGGCCCGGCTCGCCCGCGAGGCCGCGGCGCGCTGGACGGCGCGCACGCCCGAGCAGCCGCGCTTCGTCGCCGGCGCCCTGGGGCCGACGAACCGCACGCTCTCGATCTCGCCTGACGTGAACGACGCGACGCTGCGCACGGTCACCTTCGATCAGGTCCGCGACGCCTATGCGACGCAGGTGCGGGGGCTCCTCGACGGCGGGGCGGACATCCTCCTCGTCGAGACGATCTTCGACACGCTCAACGCGAAGGCGGCGCTGGTCGCGATCGCCGAGGAGCAGGAGCGCCGCGGCGTGCGGCTTCCGCTCGTCATCTCGGTCACGATCACGGACCGCAGCGGGCGCACGCTCTCCGGTCAGACCGTCGAAGCCTTCCACGCCTCGATCGCGCATGCGCAGCCGCTCGCGGTGGGCATCAACTGCGCGCTCGGCGCGCGCGAGATGCGCCCGTTCCTGGCCGAGCTCGCCGCCGTGACGCCGCACTACGTGAGCTGCTATCCGAACGCCGGCTTGCCGAACGCGTTCGGCGGCTACGACGAGCTGGCCGAGACCACGAGCGCGCTGCTGCGCGAGTTCGCCGAATCGAACCTCGTCAACATCGTCGGCGGATGCTGCGGCACGACGCCCGATCACATCCGTGCCATCGCCGCCGCGGTGAAGACGCTGCCGCCGCGGCGCCCGCCCGCACCCGACGGGCTCGCGCACTGGAGCGGCCTCGAGCCCCTCACGATCCGCCCCGACTCGAACTTCCTGATGATCGGCGAGCGGACGAACGTCACCGGCTCGGCCAAGTTCGCGGGGCTCGTGAAGCAGGGCGACTGGGCGTCGGCGGCGCAGGTCGCCGCCGACCAGGTCCGCAGCGGTGCCAACCTGATCGACGTCAACGTCGACGAGGGCATGCTCGACGGCGTCCGCGCCATGACGACGTTCCTGAATCTCATTGCGACCGAGCCGGAGATCGCGCGCGTGCCCGTGCTGGTCGACAGCTCGAAGTGGTCCGTCATCGAGGCCGGGCTCAAGTGCGTGCAGGGCAAGTGCGTCGTCAACTCGATCAGCCTGAAGGAAGGGGAGGCGGAGTTCCTCGACAAGGCGCGCAAGGTGCAGCGCTACGGCGCCGCCGTCGTCGTGATGGCGTTCGACGAGACGGGGCAGGCCGACACGGTCGACCGCAAGGTCGAGATCTGCGAGCGCGCCTACCGCCTCCTCACCCAGCGGATCGGGTTCGATCCGGTCGACATCGTCTTCGACCCGAACGTGCTGGCCGTGGCGACGGGCCTCGAGGAGCACGCCGAGTACGCGCGCGCCTTCATCGAGGCGACGCGGATCATCAAGCAGCGCTGCCCGGGCGCCAAGGTGAGCGGCGGCATCTCGAACCTGTCCTTCGCGTTCCGCGGCAACAACGTCGTGCGCGAGGCGATGAACTCGGCCTTCCTCTACCACGCCATCGCGGCCGGGCTCGACATGGGGATCGTCAACGCCGGGCAGCTCGTCGTCTACGAGGACATCCCGAAGGAGCTGCTCGGCTACGTCGAGGACGTGCTCTTCAACCGCCGTCCGGACGCGACCGAGCGCTTGGTCGAGTACGCCGGGCGCGTCAAGGGCGGCGGCAAGAAGAAGGAGCAGGACCTCGCCTGGCGCGAGGCCTCGGTCGAGGAGCGCTTGAAGCACGCCCTCGTGCACGGCGTCGTCGACTTCATCGACGCCGACGCCGAGGAGGCGCGCGCGAAGTACCCGAAGCCGCTCGACGTCATCGAAGGGCCGCTCATGGACGGCATGAAGGTCGTCGGCGACCTCTTCGGATCGGGCAAGATGTTCCTGCCGCAGGTCGTGAAGAGCGCGCGTGCCATGAAGAAGGCGGTCGCCTGGCTCGAGCCCTTCATGGAGGCCGAGAAGGCGAAGACCGGCGCCCGCGCGCAGGGCAAGATCGTCATGGCGACCGTCAAGGGCGACGTCCACGACATCGGCAAGAACATCGTCGGCGTCGTGCTCGGCTGCAACAGCTACGAGGTCGTCGACCTGGGTGTCATGGTGCCGTGCGACAAGATCCTCGACACGGCCGTCGCCGAGGGCGCGAACCTCGTCGGCCTGTCCGGCCTCATCACGCCGTCGCTCGACGAGATGGTACACGTCGCGAGCGAGATGGCGCGTCGCGGCCTCGACCTGCCGCTCCTGATCGGCGGCGCCACGACCAGCCGCGAGCACACGGCGGTCAAGATCGCGCCGGCGTTCCCCGGCACGACCGTGCACGTCCTCGACGCGTCGCGTGCCGTCGGCGTCGTGGCTTCGCTGCTCGACGCCCGCAAGCGGCGGGAGTTCGATGCCGACAACCGCAGCGAGCAGTCCCGCATCCGCGACGTGCACGCGGCCAAGGCCGCCCGTCCCATCGCACCCTACGCCGAGGCGACCGCGCGGCGGCCGGCGTTCACCTGGCGCCAGACCGACATCCCCGTGCCGGCGGTGCTCGGACGGCAGGTCCTCGATCCGTTCCCGCTGGCCGAGCTGGTGCCGTACATCGACTGGCGGTTCTTCTTCACGGCGTGGGAGCTGCCCGGGAAGTTCCCGCAGGTCCTGGACGATCCCGTCTACGGCGAGACGGCGCGCGATCTCTACCAGAACGCGCGTAAGCTCCTGGACGAGATCCTGCGCGATCGGCTCCTCACCGCGCGGGGCGTCTACGGGTTCTGGCCGGCGCAGAGCGACGGCGACGACATCGTCCTCTACGCGGACGAATCCCGCACGATCGAGGCCCAGCGCTTCCCGATGCTTCGGCAGCAATCCGAACGGACGAACGCGCAGCCGTACCTGTCGCTCGCCGACTACGTCGCGCCGCGCGCGAGCGGCGTGCGGGACTACGTCGGGGCCTTCGCCGTGACCGCGGGGGTCGGCGCCGACACGCTCGCCAAGCGTTTCGAAGCCGCCCGCGACGACTACTCGGCGATCATCGTGAAGGCGCTCGCCGATCGCCTCGCCGAAGCGTTCGCCGAGCTGCTCCACGAGCGCGCGCGGCGCGAGTGGGGCTACGAGACGGGAGCGAAGCTGTCGCACGAGGCGCTCCTGCGCGAAGCGTACCGCGGGATCCGTCCGGCCTTCGGATATCCGGCGTGCCCGGATCACGACGAGAAGCGGGACCTCTTTGCGCTGCTGCGGGCGCCGGAGGTCGGGATCACGCTCACCGAGCACGGCGCCATGCTGCCGGCCGCGAGCGTCAGCGGGCTCTACCTCGCGCATTCCGACGCGCGCTACTTCAGCGTCGGTCGCGTCGGCCGCGACCAGATCGAGTCGTACGCCCGGCGCCGTGGCGTGTCGGTGGCCGAGATCGAGCGCTGGCTCGCGCCGAACCTCGGCTACGACCCGCGGTCGTCGGCTGCGGCGTGA